Proteins co-encoded in one Granulicella cerasi genomic window:
- a CDS encoding PDDEXK family nuclease, producing MPPRAPSADNAITHPAQIAATLRAFLDQHQEAALLEEGKVLFQSSDAKIHVSDEHERCTLHALSGDRSLVRTVASLTERNGRLRLATLRFGHTQTKLLELVAKLERKGASEKGTARTRYVALLERVLAREFHEWKPDGFRTSMDLERSFGPGYARGWQVRGSQAWAVIGVSRHESAAILDGILTVGLLWLEYCREHAAGKRIFAGLRIVMPRGTSMLTRTRMAWLNENAAQWELWELDEASEQLEEIDPSDTGNIAMKLVHRPNETHARERFQQAIERVAAVVPEEEWMRVQQHLRSSTELAFLLHGLEFARARVRLATPGFAHRVEISFGVGTEETLLDDRNEAQITELVADLFARRKSVSQRADFSQQRAMTARIAPRTNAAHSRTQPSLRRRLPMNSTQDPLYRASPERWLESALQSDIAPLTRGLAPSPAAITQRKPAFDANAEDNFGNRFTPPPRELQWQMRAERNADRRIIPHLDPRFVYAQVPAIAGAGDRGMIDLLGVTADGRLAIIELKTSEDMHFALQGLDYWIRVRAQHRVAGDPQSGMGEFQRHGYFADAELSAADPRLYLVAPALHIHPATETVLRYLSPAVEWQLLAVDERWREQVRVVWRRSSAQRAASMR from the coding sequence ATGCCGCCCAGAGCACCTTCCGCGGACAACGCGATCACCCATCCCGCACAGATAGCGGCAACGCTGCGTGCGTTCCTCGACCAGCATCAGGAAGCCGCCTTGCTCGAAGAGGGCAAGGTGCTCTTCCAGTCTTCCGACGCGAAGATTCACGTCAGTGATGAGCACGAGCGCTGTACGCTTCATGCGCTCAGCGGCGACCGCAGCCTGGTGCGTACCGTAGCCTCGCTCACCGAGCGCAACGGTCGCTTGCGGCTTGCGACGCTACGCTTCGGCCATACGCAGACGAAGCTGCTCGAACTCGTCGCGAAGCTCGAACGCAAAGGTGCGTCCGAAAAAGGCACGGCGCGCACGCGTTATGTGGCACTGCTGGAGCGTGTGCTCGCTCGCGAGTTTCACGAGTGGAAGCCCGACGGCTTTCGCACGTCCATGGACCTTGAGCGCAGCTTCGGCCCGGGCTACGCGCGCGGCTGGCAGGTGCGTGGGTCGCAGGCGTGGGCGGTCATTGGCGTGAGCAGGCATGAGAGCGCCGCTATCCTCGATGGCATCCTCACCGTAGGCCTGCTGTGGCTGGAGTACTGCCGCGAACACGCTGCGGGCAAGCGCATCTTCGCCGGGCTGCGCATCGTGATGCCGCGCGGCACGTCGATGCTTACCCGAACACGCATGGCCTGGCTCAATGAAAACGCCGCACAGTGGGAGCTTTGGGAACTCGATGAAGCCAGCGAGCAACTGGAAGAGATCGACCCGAGCGACACTGGCAATATTGCGATGAAACTCGTGCATCGCCCGAATGAAACGCACGCGCGGGAACGCTTCCAGCAGGCCATCGAGCGAGTCGCGGCTGTCGTCCCGGAAGAGGAGTGGATGCGCGTGCAGCAACATCTTCGGTCATCGACAGAGCTCGCGTTCCTGCTGCATGGACTGGAGTTCGCGCGCGCTCGTGTGCGACTGGCAACGCCGGGCTTCGCTCATCGCGTGGAGATATCGTTTGGCGTTGGCACGGAAGAAACGCTGCTCGACGACCGCAACGAAGCGCAGATTACAGAACTCGTCGCCGACCTCTTTGCTCGTCGCAAGTCGGTCAGCCAACGCGCGGACTTCTCCCAGCAGCGCGCGATGACGGCACGCATCGCTCCACGTACAAACGCAGCGCATTCGCGCACGCAGCCGTCATTGCGTCGGAGGTTGCCGATGAACTCCACGCAGGATCCGCTCTATCGCGCGTCGCCCGAGCGCTGGCTCGAGTCCGCGCTGCAGAGCGACATCGCGCCGCTGACGCGAGGGCTCGCGCCGAGCCCCGCCGCGATCACGCAGCGCAAGCCCGCCTTCGATGCAAACGCCGAGGACAACTTTGGCAACCGCTTCACACCGCCGCCTCGCGAGTTGCAATGGCAGATGCGCGCCGAGCGCAACGCGGATCGCCGCATCATCCCGCACCTCGATCCGCGCTTTGTCTACGCGCAGGTTCCGGCAATCGCGGGCGCGGGCGATCGCGGCATGATCGACCTGCTCGGCGTGACAGCCGATGGCCGCCTCGCCATCATTGAGCTGAAGACGAGCGAGGACATGCACTTCGCGCTGCAGGGACTCGACTACTGGATTCGCGTGCGAGCGCAACACCGCGTCGCAGGCGATCCGCAGAGTGGCATGGGCGAGTTTCAGCGGCACGGATACTTCGCCGATGCGGAGCTATCTGCTGCCGATCCGCGACTCTATCTCGTCGCGCCGGCACTGCATATTCATCCCGCGACGGAGACGGTGCTGCGTTATCTTTCGCCCGCGGTCGAGTGGCAGTTGCTCGCCGTGGACGAGCGCTGGCGTGAGCAGGTGCGCGTCGTCTGGCGCCGCAGCAGTGCGCAGCGAGCGGCTTCCATGCGCTGA
- a CDS encoding aldo/keto reductase yields the protein MAQSTFLLGGDLEINRLGYGAMRITGEGVWGPPKDPEGAKKVLQRAVELGVNFIDTADSYGPTVSEPLIGEALSPYKPGVVIATKGGLVRTGPMQWLPVGRPEYLTQEVHMSLRWLKLERIDLWQLHRIDAKTPLEESLGAIKKLQDDGKIRHFGLSEVSVEEIEKARKVIDVVSVQNEYNLTTRKSEAVLEYCEKNNIAFIPWFPVASGKLAQPGGKLDVFAKQHNITVSQLSLAWLLHRSPVILPIPGTTSIEHLEENVKSADVQLTEAEWAEVEAATKD from the coding sequence ATGGCACAATCGACCTTTTTGCTTGGCGGAGATCTTGAGATCAATCGCCTTGGCTACGGCGCAATGCGCATTACCGGCGAAGGCGTGTGGGGACCGCCGAAGGATCCTGAAGGCGCGAAGAAAGTTCTGCAGCGCGCCGTTGAACTGGGCGTGAACTTCATCGACACAGCCGATTCCTACGGCCCGACGGTGAGCGAGCCGCTGATCGGTGAAGCGCTTTCGCCATACAAGCCGGGTGTCGTCATCGCCACCAAAGGCGGCCTTGTGCGCACCGGTCCGATGCAGTGGCTTCCTGTGGGCCGTCCGGAGTACTTGACGCAGGAGGTGCACATGAGCCTGCGTTGGCTGAAGCTTGAGCGCATCGATCTGTGGCAGCTTCATCGCATCGACGCGAAGACGCCGCTTGAAGAGTCTCTCGGCGCGATCAAGAAGCTGCAGGACGACGGCAAGATTCGCCACTTCGGCCTCAGCGAAGTCTCCGTGGAAGAGATTGAGAAGGCACGCAAAGTCATCGACGTCGTCAGCGTACAGAATGAGTACAACCTGACCACACGCAAGAGCGAAGCCGTGCTCGAGTACTGCGAGAAGAACAACATCGCGTTCATCCCGTGGTTCCCGGTAGCGTCAGGCAAGCTCGCACAACCCGGCGGCAAGCTCGACGTCTTCGCCAAGCAGCACAACATCACCGTCTCGCAGCTGTCGTTGGCGTGGCTACTGCATCGCTCGCCCGTCATCCTGCCAATCCCCGGCACGACCTCGATCGAGCATCTGGAAGAGAACGTGAAGTCGGCGGATGTGCAGTTGACCGAAGCCGAATGGGCCGAGGTGGAAGCGGCCACGAAGGACTAA
- a CDS encoding tRNA dihydrouridine synthase has product MKKEWTNSVDRSMPATASVPAEVTIGNVRIAPATVLAPMAGVTDTVFRRFIKNASMYAAAPTSDPSTATDSSADVDVTTSNEQSGCGLIMTEFTSADGLSKMRESKRKRYLTYYDDEHPISAQLFGSNPETLAESALICQDAGFDLVDLNLGCPAKRVVACNGGSGLLRDLPLIQKIFERVRSSVTIPFTVKFRLGWNESNIVCVELAKMAEDCGLNALALHARTREQGYAGEARWEWIAQVKDAVKIPVIGNGDIRTPEDAAAMVEATKCDAVMIGRAAPSNPWIFRQIAEYTAHRTYTKPTEADRYRMIRDYFARLMQELDEHPQFEGIAETDIEKKQRRVHESAQREAIGKMKQFASWFTHGVPGGGTLRREIFESKRGAEVMDKIDAFFAERARLGELEHVTDSASEADAELDAAPAAWG; this is encoded by the coding sequence ATGAAGAAAGAATGGACCAACTCGGTAGACCGCTCGATGCCCGCGACTGCGAGCGTTCCGGCAGAGGTGACGATCGGCAACGTCCGCATCGCGCCCGCGACGGTGCTGGCCCCGATGGCAGGCGTCACCGATACGGTCTTCCGTCGCTTCATCAAGAACGCGAGCATGTACGCGGCTGCACCGACGAGCGATCCCTCGACAGCAACGGACTCTTCGGCTGACGTCGATGTCACGACGAGCAATGAGCAGTCCGGCTGCGGCCTCATCATGACCGAGTTCACGTCGGCCGATGGCCTCTCGAAGATGCGTGAGTCGAAGCGCAAGCGCTACCTCACCTACTACGACGATGAGCACCCCATCTCCGCGCAGCTCTTCGGCTCCAACCCCGAAACCCTTGCTGAAAGCGCGCTCATCTGCCAGGACGCAGGCTTCGACTTGGTCGACCTGAATCTCGGCTGCCCGGCGAAACGCGTCGTTGCCTGCAACGGTGGCTCCGGTCTGCTGCGCGATCTGCCGCTCATCCAGAAGATCTTTGAGCGCGTTCGCTCGTCGGTCACGATTCCGTTCACGGTGAAGTTCCGCCTTGGCTGGAATGAGTCCAACATCGTCTGCGTGGAGCTTGCGAAGATGGCCGAAGACTGCGGCCTGAACGCGCTGGCGCTGCACGCCCGCACGCGTGAGCAAGGCTACGCCGGCGAAGCGCGCTGGGAGTGGATCGCCCAGGTCAAGGATGCGGTGAAGATTCCCGTCATCGGCAACGGCGACATCCGCACGCCGGAAGACGCCGCGGCGATGGTCGAAGCGACGAAGTGCGACGCCGTCATGATCGGTCGCGCGGCCCCGTCGAACCCCTGGATCTTCCGCCAGATCGCCGAGTACACCGCGCATCGTACCTACACGAAGCCGACGGAAGCTGATCGCTACCGCATGATTCGCGACTACTTCGCGCGCCTTATGCAGGAGCTGGACGAGCATCCGCAGTTTGAAGGCATCGCCGAGACCGACATCGAGAAGAAGCAGCGCCGCGTGCATGAGTCCGCACAGCGCGAGGCGATCGGCAAGATGAAGCAGTTCGCTTCGTGGTTCACGCATGGCGTTCCCGGTGGCGGTACGCTGCGCCGCGAGATCTTCGAGTCCAAGCGTGGCGCTGAAGTGATGGACAAGATCGACGCCTTCTTCGCCGAGCGCGCCCGCCTCGGCGAGTTGGAACACGTGACTGATTCTGCCAGCGAGGCCGACGCTGAGCTGGACGCGGCACCCGCAGCCTGGGGCTAA
- the rpmE gene encoding 50S ribosomal protein L31: MPKQGIHPNYDATTVRCACGNNFQTRSTHKGDIVLEICAACHPFFTGKQKLVDTAGRIDRFRRKFAATEAKKAEIAAQ, translated from the coding sequence ATGCCGAAGCAGGGAATTCACCCCAACTACGACGCAACCACCGTGCGCTGCGCATGTGGCAACAACTTCCAGACCCGTTCGACGCACAAGGGCGACATCGTCCTCGAAATCTGCGCCGCTTGCCACCCGTTCTTCACCGGTAAGCAGAAGCTCGTCGACACTGCAGGCCGTATCGATCGCTTCCGCCGCAAGTTTGCTGCGACCGAAGCCAAGAAGGCCGAGATCGCTGCGCAGTAA
- a CDS encoding ATP-binding protein has protein sequence MEELCPICEGAGMRVVERPNGVRMAVPCDCAAKRKAARMIGHARIPQRYQHCTLDSYETMGNRSLMTALMQARNFVKAYPFDTGGNGLLLTGSIGVGKTHLGVGMLQALIAERGARGLFFDYRDLLKQVQNSYNRSVDVTELEILQPVFEAEVLVLDELGANKPTDWVWDTVAHILNTRYNDRRTTIITTNYANLPPLGGELNAAKATMREETLGDRIGERMRSRLQEMCVPVEMTGQDFRQTVKRATFA, from the coding sequence ATGGAAGAGCTCTGCCCAATCTGCGAAGGCGCCGGAATGCGCGTGGTGGAACGCCCCAACGGCGTTCGCATGGCTGTGCCATGTGACTGCGCCGCAAAACGCAAGGCCGCACGCATGATCGGGCACGCACGGATCCCGCAGCGCTATCAGCACTGCACGCTCGACAGCTACGAGACGATGGGCAACCGCTCGCTGATGACCGCGCTGATGCAGGCGCGCAACTTCGTGAAGGCCTACCCCTTCGACACAGGCGGGAATGGCCTGCTGCTCACAGGCTCCATCGGCGTGGGCAAGACGCATCTCGGCGTGGGCATGCTGCAGGCGTTGATCGCCGAACGCGGCGCGCGCGGCCTCTTCTTCGACTACCGCGACCTGCTGAAGCAGGTGCAGAACAGCTATAACCGCTCGGTGGATGTGACAGAGCTTGAAATCCTGCAGCCGGTCTTTGAGGCCGAGGTGCTGGTGCTCGACGAACTGGGCGCGAACAAGCCGACAGACTGGGTGTGGGACACGGTCGCACACATCCTGAACACGCGCTACAACGACCGCCGCACCACGATCATCACGACGAACTACGCGAACCTGCCGCCGCTTGGGGGCGAGTTGAACGCCGCCAAGGCGACGATGCGCGAAGAGACGCTCGGCGACCGCATCGGCGAGCGTATGCGCTCGCGCCTGCAGGAGATGTGCGTGCCGGTCGAGATGACCGGGCAGGACTTCCGCCAGACCGTGAAGCGCGCCACCTTCGCCTAA
- a CDS encoding DUF2393 domain-containing protein, producing MSEMFTSPTEPTERKLPTTAISIAAVAVVLLVAVLVLLGRRHGPAFDPTQPQPPAAYATNLEVSNITLSESDTMTGGKLTYIDGHVVNKGDKTVTGITAQLAFPNDAGTPPQIATEQMQIIRMRVPEVNAVPMNQDPIAPGAGADFRVIVENVAPAWNTQNPKITAIAVATK from the coding sequence ATGAGCGAGATGTTCACCAGCCCCACCGAGCCGACCGAGCGCAAGCTCCCCACCACCGCAATCTCCATCGCAGCCGTTGCGGTCGTGCTGCTCGTGGCCGTGCTTGTGCTGCTCGGTCGTCGCCACGGCCCTGCGTTTGACCCCACGCAGCCGCAGCCGCCCGCAGCCTACGCGACCAACCTCGAAGTCTCCAACATCACGCTCAGCGAATCCGATACGATGACCGGCGGCAAGCTCACTTACATCGACGGCCACGTCGTGAATAAGGGCGACAAGACCGTCACCGGCATCACCGCGCAGCTTGCCTTCCCCAACGACGCCGGCACGCCCCCGCAGATCGCCACCGAGCAGATGCAGATCATCCGCATGCGCGTGCCCGAGGTCAACGCCGTCCCGATGAATCAAGACCCGATCGCGCCCGGCGCTGGCGCCGACTTCCGCGTGATCGTCGAGAACGTAGCCCCGGCGTGGAATACGCAAAATCCGAAAATTACCGCGATCGCCGTCGCCACGAAGTAA
- the kdsA gene encoding 3-deoxy-8-phosphooctulonate synthase has translation MHSKAFNVGPIHVGAPKLFLLAGPCVLETEAHAHKLGEAIARITSDLGIPYVFKASYDKANRTSIRSFRGPGLAEGCRILAGVGKALGVPVVTDVHDAEQAKAASDALGDVEAILQIPAFLCRQTDLLMAAAQTGRAINIKKGQFVAPWDMKHAVQKVVDSGNTRVSLTERGASFGYSNLVVDMRSLPQMREYAPVIFDGTHSVQTPSANNGTSGGQPEFIPVLARAAVAAGVDGLFLEVHDNPAEAKSDGANALHLNHLKPLLEKLLAIHEAAR, from the coding sequence ATGCACTCGAAAGCGTTCAACGTCGGCCCCATCCATGTAGGCGCGCCGAAGCTCTTCCTCCTCGCAGGCCCCTGTGTGCTCGAAACGGAAGCCCACGCGCACAAGCTGGGCGAAGCGATCGCCCGCATCACCTCGGACCTCGGCATCCCGTACGTCTTCAAGGCCAGCTACGATAAGGCGAACCGTACTTCGATCCGTAGTTTCCGCGGTCCCGGCCTCGCTGAAGGCTGCCGCATCCTCGCCGGCGTCGGCAAGGCACTGGGCGTTCCCGTTGTCACCGACGTCCATGACGCCGAGCAAGCCAAGGCTGCTTCCGACGCGCTCGGCGATGTCGAGGCGATCCTTCAGATCCCGGCTTTCCTCTGCCGCCAGACGGATCTGCTGATGGCCGCGGCGCAGACTGGTCGCGCGATCAACATCAAGAAAGGGCAGTTCGTTGCGCCCTGGGACATGAAGCACGCCGTGCAGAAGGTCGTGGACAGCGGCAACACGCGTGTTTCGCTCACCGAGCGCGGCGCCAGCTTCGGCTACAGCAATCTCGTGGTGGATATGCGCTCGCTTCCGCAGATGCGTGAGTACGCTCCGGTGATCTTCGACGGCACGCATTCTGTGCAGACACCCTCGGCGAACAATGGCACCTCCGGCGGTCAGCCTGAGTTCATCCCGGTGCTCGCGCGCGCGGCGGTGGCTGCAGGCGTCGACGGCCTCTTCCTCGAGGTTCACGACAATCCCGCCGAGGCGAAGTCGGACGGCGCGAATGCGCTGCATCTCAATCACCTCAAGCCGCTGCTCGAGAAGCTGTTGGCGATCCACGAAGCGGCGCGCTAG
- a CDS encoding lactonase family protein, with protein sequence MKFNKLGKIAMAAGMSLAMTLGFTACSRDYVAAYVYAPSYTNGKISAFAVDYQTGILTQVSGSPFTASWATGTSRVIASPDSKYLYAIGADQVAQVEVFSIGTDGKLYGVQTQDFSSLGTYATGSAMDSTGKFLYVTYRYQAGYGPSSYGPGGVSIYPIDTSTGKLGTPTNVALAYTPVGISVTVPVSYNGNSVFVYVAQQISQTTTSGIVTEYQQNRTTGALTAIGSIAAGVNPSFIITEPSARFTYVSDKTSNLIYGFQASSSGVLTSIVNNNYTTGLYPVSMTIDPRGKYLYVANYNASTVSGYTINASSGELGGIASSGSFTTQTGPNCVTVDPAIGNYLYTSNYLDNSISGAQLRSEDGTLTAVANSPFTGVTQPNCITSVANGSHADSYVYPK encoded by the coding sequence ATGAAGTTCAACAAGCTGGGCAAGATTGCGATGGCTGCCGGGATGTCTCTGGCGATGACGCTGGGTTTCACGGCCTGCAGCCGCGACTACGTCGCCGCCTACGTTTACGCCCCTTCGTACACGAACGGAAAGATCTCCGCGTTCGCGGTGGACTATCAGACCGGTATCCTCACGCAGGTTTCGGGTTCGCCCTTTACGGCTTCATGGGCAACCGGCACCTCGCGCGTCATCGCATCGCCTGACAGCAAGTACCTCTACGCCATCGGCGCCGACCAGGTTGCCCAGGTGGAGGTCTTCTCCATCGGTACGGACGGCAAGCTGTACGGCGTGCAGACGCAGGACTTCTCCTCGCTCGGCACCTACGCGACGGGTTCGGCGATGGATTCGACCGGTAAGTTCCTCTACGTGACGTACCGCTACCAGGCCGGCTACGGCCCGTCCTCGTACGGCCCCGGCGGCGTGAGCATCTACCCCATCGACACGTCGACCGGTAAGCTCGGCACGCCGACCAATGTTGCACTGGCTTACACGCCGGTCGGCATCAGCGTCACGGTGCCGGTTTCCTACAACGGCAACTCGGTCTTCGTATACGTCGCGCAGCAGATCTCGCAGACCACGACCTCCGGCATCGTCACCGAGTACCAGCAGAACCGCACGACTGGCGCTCTGACGGCCATCGGATCGATCGCAGCCGGTGTGAACCCCTCGTTCATCATCACCGAGCCGAGCGCGCGATTCACCTACGTCTCGGACAAGACCTCGAACCTGATCTACGGCTTCCAGGCTTCGAGCTCGGGCGTTCTGACCAGCATCGTCAACAACAACTACACGACCGGCCTCTATCCGGTTTCGATGACGATCGATCCGCGTGGCAAGTACCTCTACGTTGCAAACTACAACGCGAGCACGGTATCGGGTTACACGATCAACGCTTCGTCGGGTGAGCTTGGCGGCATCGCTTCTTCGGGCTCGTTCACTACGCAGACCGGACCGAACTGCGTCACGGTAGATCCGGCGATCGGCAACTACCTCTATACCTCGAACTATCTGGACAACTCGATCTCGGGCGCTCAGCTGCGCAGCGAAGACGGTACCCTCACCGCTGTGGCGAATTCGCCGTTCACCGGTGTAACGCAACCGAACTGCATCACCTCGGTCGCGAACGGTAGCCACGCTGACTCCTACGTCTACCCGAAATAA
- a CDS encoding lactonase family protein produces the protein MKFSLSGRFALALFASMLLGLGMTGCGGSTIAFLWVIGQQYNQVAAFKVDNFTGNLTSTPHQPFSTNGTAPVSIQVKSGGRYVYVLNQGTGGAQGTHATSGNVAVFSVGGDGTLTFQQSYVTQGYVSQWMAFDSTGSYLYVLDKYSPSGDGNGAITAYQVDSSSGRLYLVQNTQSVANGSAALTYFEVGSSTQAFTSPFMVKSTGSCLFVANATQIQPFTFSSGQLVTVTNGATQLSATNISSINGSSSLLSITDSGANSVALYTVGTSCALSAIAGGSYSLAQDGTVNPGWSIIDNSGKYLYVLNQTTSRTLTNITYSSITAFYINTSNGNQISELAGSPFPVGSNPKCMVEDPTSQWLYTADHDSGTVTGKAYNNTTGQLAVLSRGSTFSATGQAQCLAISGATN, from the coding sequence ATGAAGTTTAGTTTGTCTGGCCGTTTTGCACTGGCTCTGTTCGCATCAATGTTGTTGGGCCTCGGCATGACGGGATGCGGTGGTTCCACTATCGCTTTTCTCTGGGTGATCGGGCAGCAATATAACCAGGTCGCTGCTTTCAAGGTGGACAACTTCACCGGCAACCTGACCTCCACGCCGCATCAGCCGTTCTCGACGAACGGTACGGCTCCCGTGTCGATTCAGGTGAAGTCGGGCGGTCGCTATGTCTACGTGCTGAACCAGGGCACCGGCGGCGCGCAGGGCACTCACGCTACCAGCGGCAACGTGGCCGTCTTTTCGGTAGGCGGCGACGGTACGCTGACCTTCCAGCAGAGCTACGTCACGCAGGGTTATGTTTCGCAGTGGATGGCATTTGACTCCACCGGCAGCTACCTCTATGTGCTGGATAAGTACTCTCCTTCGGGCGACGGCAACGGCGCCATCACGGCTTATCAGGTGGACTCCTCGAGCGGCCGCCTTTACCTCGTGCAGAACACGCAGTCGGTTGCGAACGGCTCAGCCGCGCTGACATACTTTGAAGTGGGCAGCTCGACGCAGGCGTTTACCTCGCCCTTCATGGTGAAGAGCACCGGTTCCTGCCTCTTCGTTGCGAACGCAACGCAGATCCAGCCGTTCACCTTCTCCAGCGGTCAGCTCGTCACCGTCACGAACGGCGCAACGCAGCTTTCGGCGACCAACATTTCGTCGATCAACGGTTCGAGCTCTCTGCTCTCCATTACCGACTCCGGTGCGAACTCGGTAGCCCTCTACACCGTGGGCACGAGCTGCGCTCTTTCGGCGATCGCTGGTGGCAGCTACAGCCTGGCGCAGGACGGCACGGTGAACCCCGGCTGGTCGATCATCGACAACAGCGGCAAGTACCTCTACGTGCTGAACCAGACCACGAGCCGCACGCTGACCAACATCACCTACAGCTCGATCACGGCGTTCTACATCAACACCTCGAACGGCAACCAGATCTCGGAACTTGCTGGCTCGCCCTTCCCCGTCGGTTCGAACCCCAAGTGCATGGTGGAAGACCCCACCAGCCAGTGGCTCTACACCGCAGACCACGATTCGGGTACGGTTACGGGTAAGGCGTACAACAATACGACCGGTCAGCTTGCTGTTCTCAGCCGTGGCTCTACCTTCAGTGCAACGGGGCAGGCACAGTGCCTGGCGATCTCGGGCGCGACGAACTAG
- a CDS encoding M13 family metallopeptidase — MRFLAVASLLAVSALPVLAQAPASSAKPVAPKKPVLLDINGIDKTADPCSDFYQYACGNWRKNNPLPSDKTRYGRFNELHDYNLYSLYTEVTKASESPNGPVQKQYGDYFAACMNTTKIDELGIKPIKPAFAKIDELKDIKGLTALDVDFFAHRGGGFFFNVGVQQDQKDSSQQILGTGQGGLSLPDRDYYLNDDDRSKTLRAKYVEHMKKMFVLAGDTPEQAAVEADSVLRIETALAKGSMARVEMRDPAKRYHIMTIAEVEQLSPVFDWQQYIAGIGVAQAKTLNVSSPGYVTTVQQVLTAEQLSAVKSYMRWHTLHRAASALSKPFEDEDFDFFHRTLAGQKEPEPRWKRCTQGTDMALGEAVGQDWVKTYFPPQAKDRMEKLIKALEASMAVDLQNLEWMSPETKVEARKKLDAIADKIGYPEHWKDYSSITVKRDDFIGNGERISLFETRRNLNKFGKPVDPTEWGMTPPTVNAYYSPSQNNINFPAGILQPPFYDPSLDAAANFGGIGVVIGHEMTHGFDDQGAKYDLKGNVRQWWTDEDKKKFETRTGCVADEYSSFQVAEGQNLNGRLTLGENTADNGGLRISFQAMEKTIKDNPKTALPGYVDGKRDGYTPEQRFFLAFGQVWCENSTEQSRRVAAKTDPHSAGQYRTNGSVQNFDEFGKAFGCKVGSPMRPANGGCRVW; from the coding sequence ATGCGTTTTCTTGCAGTCGCCTCTCTCCTTGCCGTGAGCGCACTTCCCGTGCTCGCGCAAGCTCCTGCATCCTCGGCCAAGCCCGTCGCGCCGAAGAAGCCCGTCCTGTTGGACATCAACGGCATCGACAAGACCGCCGATCCTTGCTCCGACTTCTACCAGTACGCCTGTGGCAACTGGCGCAAGAACAATCCGCTGCCCTCGGACAAGACGCGCTACGGCCGCTTCAACGAGCTGCACGACTACAACCTCTACTCGCTCTACACCGAGGTGACCAAGGCATCTGAGTCGCCCAACGGTCCCGTGCAGAAGCAGTACGGCGACTACTTCGCCGCCTGCATGAACACCACGAAGATCGACGAGCTCGGCATCAAGCCGATCAAGCCCGCGTTCGCCAAGATCGATGAGCTGAAGGACATCAAGGGCCTCACCGCGCTGGATGTGGACTTCTTCGCGCACCGCGGCGGCGGCTTCTTCTTCAACGTCGGCGTGCAGCAGGACCAGAAGGACAGCTCGCAGCAGATCCTCGGCACCGGCCAGGGCGGCCTCTCGCTGCCGGACCGTGACTACTATCTCAATGACGACGACCGCTCCAAGACCCTGCGCGCCAAGTACGTCGAGCACATGAAGAAGATGTTCGTGCTCGCCGGCGATACGCCGGAGCAGGCCGCGGTGGAAGCGGACTCGGTGCTCCGCATCGAAACGGCACTCGCTAAGGGCTCCATGGCCCGCGTCGAAATGCGTGACCCGGCCAAGCGTTACCACATCATGACCATCGCTGAAGTCGAGCAGCTTTCGCCTGTTTTCGACTGGCAGCAGTACATCGCTGGCATCGGCGTCGCACAGGCCAAGACGCTCAACGTCTCCTCGCCCGGCTACGTCACCACCGTGCAGCAGGTGCTCACCGCCGAGCAGCTTTCGGCCGTGAAGAGCTACATGCGCTGGCACACCTTGCACCGCGCTGCCTCTGCGCTCTCGAAGCCCTTTGAGGACGAAGACTTCGACTTCTTCCACCGCACGCTGGCTGGACAGAAGGAGCCGGAACCGCGTTGGAAGCGCTGCACCCAGGGCACCGATATGGCGCTCGGTGAAGCCGTCGGCCAGGACTGGGTGAAGACCTACTTCCCGCCGCAGGCCAAGGACCGCATGGAGAAGCTCATCAAGGCGCTCGAAGCATCGATGGCCGTCGACCTGCAGAACCTCGAGTGGATGAGCCCGGAGACGAAGGTCGAAGCCCGCAAGAAGCTCGACGCGATCGCCGACAAGATCGGCTACCCCGAGCACTGGAAGGACTACTCCTCCATCACCGTCAAGCGTGACGACTTCATCGGCAACGGCGAGCGCATCTCGCTCTTCGAGACGCGCCGCAACCTGAACAAGTTCGGCAAGCCAGTAGATCCGACCGAGTGGGGCATGACGCCTCCCACGGTGAACGCCTACTACTCGCCCTCGCAGAACAACATCAACTTCCCCGCAGGCATCCTGCAGCCCCCGTTCTATGATCCGTCACTCGACGCGGCAGCGAACTTCGGCGGCATCGGCGTGGTGATCGGTCATGAGATGACCCATGGATTCGACGACCAGGGCGCGAAGTACGACCTCAAGGGCAACGTGCGCCAGTGGTGGACTGACGAGGACAAGAAGAAGTTCGAAACCCGCACCGGCTGCGTCGCCGACGAGTACTCGAGCTTCCAGGTGGCTGAGGGCCAGAACCTCAACGGCCGTCTGACCCTCGGCGAAAACACCGCCGACAACGGTGGTCTCCGCATCTCCTTCCAGGCGATGGAGAAGACCATCAAGGACAACCCGAAGACGGCGCTCCCCGGCTACGTCGACGGCAAGCGTGACGGCTACACGCCGGAGCAGCGCTTCTTCCTCGCCTTCGGCCAGGTATGGTGCGAAAACTCCACCGAGCAGAGCCGCCGCGTCGCTGCCAAGACCGATCCGCACTCGGCCGGTCAGTACCGCACCAACGGTTCTGTGCAGAACTTCGACGAGTTCGGCAAGGCCTTTGGCTGCAAGGTCGGCTCGCCCATGCGTCCGGCCAACGGTGGCTGCCGCGTCTGGTAG